The following coding sequences lie in one Cucurbita pepo subsp. pepo cultivar mu-cu-16 chromosome LG13, ASM280686v2, whole genome shotgun sequence genomic window:
- the LOC111809216 gene encoding ubinuclein-1-like isoform X3, producing the protein MDEGIFSGGAGVGTRTVNGGSGDTSRASSSLLKSGDRKMFTVELRPGETTIVSWKKLVKDANKVNGLNTVPEPPANPNPAVECPIDPGQPIEEEMKDATAPNRFNAVIEKIERLYMGKDSSDEEDLIPYDDQYDTEDSFIDDAELDEYFEVDDSAIKHDGFFVNRGKLERISEPSGQPNQQLKKRRRKDLEKGHPENHDGRSSNKHTKVGKTTTGKSALMVAKSFSNLSQNMAITHERLEDEKFQNQLNTPEHCSKKKSGDTKMMLDPSPSSKIYNGNTVTSVAEAKDTDPPKPGVFPSKNLGSKSKESCGTADSLQQNILEKSAHVPSQPGRPLNSRDEIDEIDSSIQMKEKHGIREFPDVNLPEGKYSMQTAKTPNVHKKDGSSVRPKSSLLEKAIRELEKMVAESRPPLTENPEADNSSQAIKRRLPREIKLKLAKVARLAASHGKLSKGLINRLMSILGHLIQLRTLKRNLKLMVNMGISVNEEKDDRFRQIKKEVIEMIKLRPLSMESKAIEQQGGAPHVIRELVSEEKGVPRKKFVMDPSLEDKICDLYDLFVDGLDEDAGPQIRKLYAENCGQMGSWIIMGSNVRYVGQKRGGERCMADIRTKRESRGKRYYHLE; encoded by the exons ATGGACGAGGGAATTTTTAGCGGCGGCGCCGGTGTTGGAACTCGCACTGTCAATGGTGGTTCCGGCGATACGTCGAGAGCTTCTTCTTCGTTACTAAAATCGGGGGACCGGAAAATGTTCACTGTGGAGCTCCGACCTGGAGAGACCACCATAGTTTCGTGGAAGAAGCTTGTCAAAGACGCCAACAAGGTTAATGGACTCAACACTGTGCCTGAGCCTCCAGCCAACCCCAACCCTGCCGTCGAGTGCCCCATTGATCCG GGACAaccaattgaagaagaaatgaaagatgCAACGGCACCAAATCGTTTTAACGCTGTTATTGAGAAGATTGAACGCCTATATATG GGTAAGGATAGTAGTGACGAGGAAGATTTAATTCCATATGATGATCAGTATGATACAGAGGATTCATTCATTGATGATGCTGAGTTG GATGAATATTTTGAAGTTGATGACTCGGCCATAAAACATGATGGATTTTTCGTTAATAGGGGGAAATTGGAGCGCAT tagTGAACCGTCTGGACAACCTAATCAACAGTTGAAGAAAAGACGCAGAAAAGATTTAGAGAAAGGTCATCCTGAAAACCATGATGGTCGTTCATCAAATAAGCATACAAAAGTGGGAAAGACAACTACGGGAAAGAGTGCACTGATGGTTGCAAAAAGTTTTTCTAATCTGTCTCAAAACATGGCGATTACGCATGAACGTcttgaagatgaaaaatttCAGAATCAATTGAATACACCTGAACAttgttccaaaaaaaaatctggtGATACAAAAATGATGTTGGacccttctccttcttccaaaatttataatggcAATACAGTTACATCTGTAGCAGAAGCGAAGGACACTGATCCTCCAAAGCCTGGGGTCTTCCCATCCAAGAACCTTGGTAGCAAATCAAAAGAGTCATGTGGAACAGCTGATTCTTTACAACAGAACATACTTGAGAAAAGTGCACATGTGCCATCCCAACCTGGGAGACCATTGAATAGCAGAGATGAGATAGATGAGATAGATTCGTCGATTCAGATGAAAGAGAAACATGGCATTCGTGAATTCCCAGACGTTAATCTGCCAGAGGGCAAGTATTCCATGCAAACAGCA AAAACACCAAATGTGCACAAAAAGGATGGATCTAGTGTTAGACCAAAAAGCTCCTTGCTAGAAAAAGCTATAAGAGAGTTAGAGAAGATGGTTGCAGAAT CTAGGCCACCGCTTACGGAAAATCCAGAGGCAGACAATTCATCTCAGGCTATAAAAAGGAGATTGCCTAGAGAAATCAAACTCAAGCTTGCTAAAGTTGCCAGATTAGCG GCAAGCCATGGGAAATTGTCAAAGGGGTTGATTAACCGACTTATGAGTATTCTTGGTCACTTGATACAACTGCGAACTTTGAAG agaaatttaaaactcaTGGTCAACATGGGTATCTCAGTAAACGAGGAGAAGGATGATAGGTTCCGACAGATAAAGAAAGAAGTTATCGAGATGATTAAACTCCGCCCTTTGTCCATGGAGTCTAAG GCAATCGAACAACAAGGTGGAGCACCTCACGTTATCCGTGAACTTGTTTcggaagaaaaaggagttcCGAGAAAAAAGTTTGTTATGGATCCTTCATTGGAGGACAAGATTTGTGATCTTTACGATCTGTTTGTTGAT GGACTGGATGAGGATGCTGGTCCACAAATCAGAAAGTTGTACGCTGAG AATTGTGGCCAAATGGGTTCATGGATAATCATGGGATCAAACGTGCGATATGTAGGGCAAAAGAGAGGCGGGGAGCGTTGCATGGCAGACATAAG GACCAAGAGAGAGTCAAGAGGAAAAAGATATTACCACCTGGAGTAG
- the LOC111809216 gene encoding ubinuclein-1-like isoform X1, with amino-acid sequence MDEGIFSGGAGVGTRTVNGGSGDTSRASSSLLKSGDRKMFTVELRPGETTIVSWKKLVKDANKVNGLNTVPEPPANPNPAVECPIDPGQPIEEEMKDATAPNRFNAVIEKIERLYMGKDSSDEEDLIPYDDQYDTEDSFIDDAELDEYFEVDDSAIKHDGFFVNRGKLERISEPSGQPNQQLKKRRRKDLEKGHPENHDGRSSNKHTKVGKTTTGKSALMVAKSFSNLSQNMAITHERLEDEKFQNQLNTPEHCSKKKSGDTKMMLDPSPSSKIYNGNTVTSVAEAKDTDPPKPGVFPSKNLGSKSKESCGTADSLQQNILEKSAHVPSQPGRPLNSRDEIDEIDSSIQMKEKHGIREFPDVNLPEGKYSMQTAKTPNVHKKDGSSVRPKSSLLEKAIRELEKMVAESRPPLTENPEADNSSQAIKRRLPREIKLKLAKVARLAASHGKLSKGLINRLMSILGHLIQLRTLKRNLKLMVNMGISVNEEKDDRFRQIKKEVIEMIKLRPLSMESKAIEQQGGAPHVIRELVSEEKGVPRKKFVMDPSLEDKICDLYDLFVDGLDEDAGPQIRKLYAELAELWPNGFMDNHGIKRAICRAKERRGALHGRHKDQERVKRKKILPPGVDETIRTEVGSVTQPQYARERLASESGLQPSLATKPASVSTVTMAQLPNPSMSVENLDRLKSEKLKGSSSSSYDDTRMFDGALTKKKTKRKAELEFDETHNRPEKASIQYGDERQKSTNKPTASLPLKANTQSAAPKSLEQSS; translated from the exons ATGGACGAGGGAATTTTTAGCGGCGGCGCCGGTGTTGGAACTCGCACTGTCAATGGTGGTTCCGGCGATACGTCGAGAGCTTCTTCTTCGTTACTAAAATCGGGGGACCGGAAAATGTTCACTGTGGAGCTCCGACCTGGAGAGACCACCATAGTTTCGTGGAAGAAGCTTGTCAAAGACGCCAACAAGGTTAATGGACTCAACACTGTGCCTGAGCCTCCAGCCAACCCCAACCCTGCCGTCGAGTGCCCCATTGATCCG GGACAaccaattgaagaagaaatgaaagatgCAACGGCACCAAATCGTTTTAACGCTGTTATTGAGAAGATTGAACGCCTATATATG GGTAAGGATAGTAGTGACGAGGAAGATTTAATTCCATATGATGATCAGTATGATACAGAGGATTCATTCATTGATGATGCTGAGTTG GATGAATATTTTGAAGTTGATGACTCGGCCATAAAACATGATGGATTTTTCGTTAATAGGGGGAAATTGGAGCGCAT tagTGAACCGTCTGGACAACCTAATCAACAGTTGAAGAAAAGACGCAGAAAAGATTTAGAGAAAGGTCATCCTGAAAACCATGATGGTCGTTCATCAAATAAGCATACAAAAGTGGGAAAGACAACTACGGGAAAGAGTGCACTGATGGTTGCAAAAAGTTTTTCTAATCTGTCTCAAAACATGGCGATTACGCATGAACGTcttgaagatgaaaaatttCAGAATCAATTGAATACACCTGAACAttgttccaaaaaaaaatctggtGATACAAAAATGATGTTGGacccttctccttcttccaaaatttataatggcAATACAGTTACATCTGTAGCAGAAGCGAAGGACACTGATCCTCCAAAGCCTGGGGTCTTCCCATCCAAGAACCTTGGTAGCAAATCAAAAGAGTCATGTGGAACAGCTGATTCTTTACAACAGAACATACTTGAGAAAAGTGCACATGTGCCATCCCAACCTGGGAGACCATTGAATAGCAGAGATGAGATAGATGAGATAGATTCGTCGATTCAGATGAAAGAGAAACATGGCATTCGTGAATTCCCAGACGTTAATCTGCCAGAGGGCAAGTATTCCATGCAAACAGCA AAAACACCAAATGTGCACAAAAAGGATGGATCTAGTGTTAGACCAAAAAGCTCCTTGCTAGAAAAAGCTATAAGAGAGTTAGAGAAGATGGTTGCAGAAT CTAGGCCACCGCTTACGGAAAATCCAGAGGCAGACAATTCATCTCAGGCTATAAAAAGGAGATTGCCTAGAGAAATCAAACTCAAGCTTGCTAAAGTTGCCAGATTAGCG GCAAGCCATGGGAAATTGTCAAAGGGGTTGATTAACCGACTTATGAGTATTCTTGGTCACTTGATACAACTGCGAACTTTGAAG agaaatttaaaactcaTGGTCAACATGGGTATCTCAGTAAACGAGGAGAAGGATGATAGGTTCCGACAGATAAAGAAAGAAGTTATCGAGATGATTAAACTCCGCCCTTTGTCCATGGAGTCTAAG GCAATCGAACAACAAGGTGGAGCACCTCACGTTATCCGTGAACTTGTTTcggaagaaaaaggagttcCGAGAAAAAAGTTTGTTATGGATCCTTCATTGGAGGACAAGATTTGTGATCTTTACGATCTGTTTGTTGAT GGACTGGATGAGGATGCTGGTCCACAAATCAGAAAGTTGTACGCTGAG CTTGCAGAATTGTGGCCAAATGGGTTCATGGATAATCATGGGATCAAACGTGCGATATGTAGGGCAAAAGAGAGGCGGGGAGCGTTGCATGGCAGACATAAG GACCAAGAGAGAGTCAAGAGGAAAAAGATATTACCACCTGGAGTAGATGAGACCATTAGAACTGAGGTCGGTTCAGTTACTCAGCCACAGTACGCCCGAGAGCGATTAGCCTCGGAATCAGGTTTACAGCCATCCCTAGCAACCAAGCCTGCATCTGTTTCGACAGTTACAATGGCCCAGCTACCGAATCCTTCCATGAGTGTTGAAAATTTAGACAGGCTAAAATCCGAGAAGTTGAAGGGAAGCTCAAGCAGTTCCTACGATGATACGAGAATGTTTGATGGTGCGTTAACcaagaaaaagacaaagagaaaGGCAGAGCTGGAGTTTGATGAAACTCATAATCGACCCGAAAAGGCGTCAATCCAATATGGAGATGAAAGACAGAAGTCCACGAACAAGCCTACCGCCAGTCTTCCTCTTAAGGCAAACACTCAATCAGCTGCTCCTAAAAGTCTGGAACAGTCGAGCTAA
- the LOC111809216 gene encoding ubinuclein-1-like isoform X2 gives MDEGIFSGGAGVGTRTVNGGSGDTSRASSSLLKSGDRKMFTVELRPGETTIVSWKKLVKDANKVNGLNTVPEPPANPNPAVECPIDPGQPIEEEMKDATAPNRFNAVIEKIERLYMGKDSSDEEDLIPYDDQYDTEDSFIDDAELDEYFEVDDSAIKHDGFFVNRGKLERIEPSGQPNQQLKKRRRKDLEKGHPENHDGRSSNKHTKVGKTTTGKSALMVAKSFSNLSQNMAITHERLEDEKFQNQLNTPEHCSKKKSGDTKMMLDPSPSSKIYNGNTVTSVAEAKDTDPPKPGVFPSKNLGSKSKESCGTADSLQQNILEKSAHVPSQPGRPLNSRDEIDEIDSSIQMKEKHGIREFPDVNLPEGKYSMQTAKTPNVHKKDGSSVRPKSSLLEKAIRELEKMVAESRPPLTENPEADNSSQAIKRRLPREIKLKLAKVARLAASHGKLSKGLINRLMSILGHLIQLRTLKRNLKLMVNMGISVNEEKDDRFRQIKKEVIEMIKLRPLSMESKAIEQQGGAPHVIRELVSEEKGVPRKKFVMDPSLEDKICDLYDLFVDGLDEDAGPQIRKLYAELAELWPNGFMDNHGIKRAICRAKERRGALHGRHKDQERVKRKKILPPGVDETIRTEVGSVTQPQYARERLASESGLQPSLATKPASVSTVTMAQLPNPSMSVENLDRLKSEKLKGSSSSSYDDTRMFDGALTKKKTKRKAELEFDETHNRPEKASIQYGDERQKSTNKPTASLPLKANTQSAAPKSLEQSS, from the exons ATGGACGAGGGAATTTTTAGCGGCGGCGCCGGTGTTGGAACTCGCACTGTCAATGGTGGTTCCGGCGATACGTCGAGAGCTTCTTCTTCGTTACTAAAATCGGGGGACCGGAAAATGTTCACTGTGGAGCTCCGACCTGGAGAGACCACCATAGTTTCGTGGAAGAAGCTTGTCAAAGACGCCAACAAGGTTAATGGACTCAACACTGTGCCTGAGCCTCCAGCCAACCCCAACCCTGCCGTCGAGTGCCCCATTGATCCG GGACAaccaattgaagaagaaatgaaagatgCAACGGCACCAAATCGTTTTAACGCTGTTATTGAGAAGATTGAACGCCTATATATG GGTAAGGATAGTAGTGACGAGGAAGATTTAATTCCATATGATGATCAGTATGATACAGAGGATTCATTCATTGATGATGCTGAGTTG GATGAATATTTTGAAGTTGATGACTCGGCCATAAAACATGATGGATTTTTCGTTAATAGGGGGAAATTGGAGCGCAT TGAACCGTCTGGACAACCTAATCAACAGTTGAAGAAAAGACGCAGAAAAGATTTAGAGAAAGGTCATCCTGAAAACCATGATGGTCGTTCATCAAATAAGCATACAAAAGTGGGAAAGACAACTACGGGAAAGAGTGCACTGATGGTTGCAAAAAGTTTTTCTAATCTGTCTCAAAACATGGCGATTACGCATGAACGTcttgaagatgaaaaatttCAGAATCAATTGAATACACCTGAACAttgttccaaaaaaaaatctggtGATACAAAAATGATGTTGGacccttctccttcttccaaaatttataatggcAATACAGTTACATCTGTAGCAGAAGCGAAGGACACTGATCCTCCAAAGCCTGGGGTCTTCCCATCCAAGAACCTTGGTAGCAAATCAAAAGAGTCATGTGGAACAGCTGATTCTTTACAACAGAACATACTTGAGAAAAGTGCACATGTGCCATCCCAACCTGGGAGACCATTGAATAGCAGAGATGAGATAGATGAGATAGATTCGTCGATTCAGATGAAAGAGAAACATGGCATTCGTGAATTCCCAGACGTTAATCTGCCAGAGGGCAAGTATTCCATGCAAACAGCA AAAACACCAAATGTGCACAAAAAGGATGGATCTAGTGTTAGACCAAAAAGCTCCTTGCTAGAAAAAGCTATAAGAGAGTTAGAGAAGATGGTTGCAGAAT CTAGGCCACCGCTTACGGAAAATCCAGAGGCAGACAATTCATCTCAGGCTATAAAAAGGAGATTGCCTAGAGAAATCAAACTCAAGCTTGCTAAAGTTGCCAGATTAGCG GCAAGCCATGGGAAATTGTCAAAGGGGTTGATTAACCGACTTATGAGTATTCTTGGTCACTTGATACAACTGCGAACTTTGAAG agaaatttaaaactcaTGGTCAACATGGGTATCTCAGTAAACGAGGAGAAGGATGATAGGTTCCGACAGATAAAGAAAGAAGTTATCGAGATGATTAAACTCCGCCCTTTGTCCATGGAGTCTAAG GCAATCGAACAACAAGGTGGAGCACCTCACGTTATCCGTGAACTTGTTTcggaagaaaaaggagttcCGAGAAAAAAGTTTGTTATGGATCCTTCATTGGAGGACAAGATTTGTGATCTTTACGATCTGTTTGTTGAT GGACTGGATGAGGATGCTGGTCCACAAATCAGAAAGTTGTACGCTGAG CTTGCAGAATTGTGGCCAAATGGGTTCATGGATAATCATGGGATCAAACGTGCGATATGTAGGGCAAAAGAGAGGCGGGGAGCGTTGCATGGCAGACATAAG GACCAAGAGAGAGTCAAGAGGAAAAAGATATTACCACCTGGAGTAGATGAGACCATTAGAACTGAGGTCGGTTCAGTTACTCAGCCACAGTACGCCCGAGAGCGATTAGCCTCGGAATCAGGTTTACAGCCATCCCTAGCAACCAAGCCTGCATCTGTTTCGACAGTTACAATGGCCCAGCTACCGAATCCTTCCATGAGTGTTGAAAATTTAGACAGGCTAAAATCCGAGAAGTTGAAGGGAAGCTCAAGCAGTTCCTACGATGATACGAGAATGTTTGATGGTGCGTTAACcaagaaaaagacaaagagaaaGGCAGAGCTGGAGTTTGATGAAACTCATAATCGACCCGAAAAGGCGTCAATCCAATATGGAGATGAAAGACAGAAGTCCACGAACAAGCCTACCGCCAGTCTTCCTCTTAAGGCAAACACTCAATCAGCTGCTCCTAAAAGTCTGGAACAGTCGAGCTAA